One Synechococcus sp. PROS-9-1 DNA window includes the following coding sequences:
- a CDS encoding DUF3352 domain-containing protein, with amino-acid sequence MKARSFLLAVAAAVLVLLTTALGLWWAMAQHSPLKIVGQPLVLPRAARFVPRDASLSLHWLTDPGRMPAYAQAVAPVSRRRQARDSTQQLRDGAFALAGLDFVGELADWIGPQVSLSLIAPVADAPAGWVLALTSLDQDGAKRFLQRFWQTRSLAGTDLQISRYRGMGVISGRGALLGREPQPIATALIDDDLLLIASSRGVLEQSLDVSQLDALHQLGDADLVADLKQLGRGAALLTADPAAMATWLGMPSSISDRDDLVGLVAALEPKGTALNLDALLRFRQPLGRSGEGVMLSQSLMRSAGGSASALAVLSDPAGLLSPQSEDPVAQWLAPVLQESLQTLGAEGASDVVGLDAGPLLWKQGEEGWLLGTSTDQPGLEAVDADLQAKGLVRSALPSDGSSLEVWTRLARQRQRGEASLQAQLAVALERESGQDWWGQTLDALTTRQNHSALEPRLNQLRALQDEGAAPLAQQLALATEPSRAQLQKWRPWSLIQSVAGRPLLPAVQELAVAAGPDQEEGAGPAGSNRLRLRAQLRFG; translated from the coding sequence ATGAAGGCGCGTTCCTTCCTTTTAGCTGTCGCTGCAGCGGTGTTAGTGCTGCTCACCACCGCATTGGGCTTGTGGTGGGCGATGGCACAGCACAGTCCCCTGAAGATTGTCGGCCAACCCCTGGTGTTGCCACGAGCAGCTCGGTTCGTACCAAGAGACGCATCGCTCAGCTTGCATTGGCTCACTGATCCTGGCCGGATGCCTGCTTATGCCCAGGCGGTGGCCCCGGTGTCACGACGACGCCAAGCGCGCGACAGCACGCAGCAATTGCGGGATGGCGCCTTTGCGTTAGCAGGCTTGGATTTTGTTGGAGAACTCGCGGATTGGATCGGTCCCCAGGTCAGCCTTTCTTTGATTGCGCCTGTCGCCGATGCACCGGCGGGCTGGGTGCTTGCTCTTACCAGCCTCGATCAAGACGGTGCCAAGCGTTTTCTTCAACGCTTTTGGCAAACGCGCAGTTTGGCTGGAACCGATCTGCAAATCAGTCGCTATCGGGGAATGGGTGTGATCAGCGGCCGCGGAGCGCTGCTCGGTCGAGAGCCACAGCCCATCGCTACAGCCTTGATCGACGATGACCTGCTTTTGATTGCGTCCAGTCGTGGTGTACTTGAGCAGTCTCTAGATGTGTCCCAGCTGGATGCTCTGCACCAGCTGGGCGATGCAGATCTTGTAGCTGATTTGAAGCAGCTCGGTCGGGGTGCGGCTCTGCTGACTGCTGATCCCGCCGCGATGGCGACGTGGCTTGGAATGCCGAGCTCCATCTCTGATCGCGATGACCTTGTTGGTCTCGTGGCAGCACTGGAACCCAAAGGGACTGCTCTCAATCTGGATGCTTTGTTGCGTTTTCGTCAGCCGCTTGGACGTTCAGGGGAAGGGGTAATGCTGTCGCAGTCCTTGATGCGTTCCGCTGGTGGATCTGCATCGGCCCTGGCTGTGCTCTCTGATCCTGCCGGTCTCCTAAGCCCTCAAAGTGAGGACCCCGTCGCTCAATGGTTAGCGCCTGTTCTTCAGGAGAGTCTTCAAACGCTTGGAGCCGAGGGGGCTTCCGATGTGGTGGGGTTGGATGCGGGCCCATTGCTTTGGAAGCAGGGAGAAGAGGGCTGGCTGTTGGGAACATCCACGGATCAGCCCGGTTTGGAGGCCGTGGATGCGGACCTCCAGGCCAAGGGCCTCGTGCGCTCGGCCCTGCCCTCTGATGGCTCATCTCTTGAGGTGTGGACCCGGCTAGCCCGGCAGCGTCAGCGGGGTGAAGCCTCTCTACAGGCCCAACTTGCGGTGGCTTTAGAACGCGAATCCGGCCAAGACTGGTGGGGGCAGACATTGGATGCTCTGACAACGCGTCAAAATCACTCAGCCCTCGAGCCACGTTTGAATCAATTACGGGCCTTGCAAGACGAAGGGGCGGCGCCTCTGGCACAGCAGTTGGCATTGGCGACAGAACCCAGCCGCGCTCAGCTCCAAAAGTGGCGGCCCTGGAGCTTGATTCAGTCGGTGGCCGGAAGGCCCCTGCTCCCAGCGGTGCAGGAACTTGCTGTGGCCGCTGGTCCCGATCAAGAGGAGGGCGCTGGTCCAGCAGGCTCCAACCGCTTACGACTTCGTGCTCAGCTGCGATTTGGTTGA
- the hrcA gene encoding heat-inducible transcriptional repressor HrcA — translation MQPLPRRQQEVLKATVHHYVDTIEPVGSRTLVQRFDLHASAATVRSAMGALEQRGLLTQPHTSAGRVPSPSGYRHYVDCLLPRPGTISQHLDQELTQLSLRWAALDDLLQNMARRLTDFTGLMSLITHPTQRQPALEDIRLVRSEERLLVMLVENSSQASHLNLRLPHGSEHQIEAMDQWARRQLDSNGSLNWNALPRELQACGKALRDAIHSHQSLQTSQETKALFHGVSRLIAEPEFSQSAKVRPLLELMDQSPAALTLSAPGPGYGVWIGQEHPEQALHHCSVVQATYTSAADGVGHVALVGPMRMAYATALAAVRSAAHHLDYLLN, via the coding sequence GTGCAGCCGTTGCCCCGCCGACAACAGGAGGTGCTCAAGGCCACGGTGCACCACTACGTTGACACCATTGAGCCAGTGGGGAGTCGAACCCTGGTTCAGAGGTTCGATCTGCATGCCAGTGCTGCCACCGTGCGTTCTGCCATGGGGGCTCTAGAGCAACGGGGTCTTCTCACCCAACCACACACGTCTGCCGGACGGGTTCCAAGCCCCAGTGGATACCGGCATTACGTGGATTGCCTGCTCCCTAGACCCGGGACGATCTCCCAACACCTCGATCAAGAGTTAACCCAACTCAGCCTTCGCTGGGCAGCTCTTGATGATTTGCTTCAAAACATGGCAAGACGGCTCACCGATTTCACGGGACTGATGAGCCTGATCACTCACCCCACGCAAAGGCAACCAGCGTTGGAAGACATCCGACTGGTTCGCAGCGAAGAGCGCTTGCTGGTGATGTTGGTGGAGAATTCCAGCCAAGCCAGTCATCTCAACTTGCGGCTGCCCCATGGCAGTGAGCATCAAATTGAAGCGATGGATCAGTGGGCGCGTCGGCAGCTCGACAGCAATGGCAGTTTGAATTGGAATGCACTTCCAAGAGAACTTCAGGCCTGCGGCAAGGCCCTCCGCGATGCCATTCACAGTCATCAGAGCTTGCAGACCTCACAAGAAACCAAGGCCTTGTTTCATGGAGTGTCTCGGCTCATTGCCGAGCCTGAATTCAGCCAAAGCGCCAAGGTCAGACCACTCCTGGAACTAATGGATCAGAGTCCCGCAGCCCTGACTCTCTCCGCTCCAGGTCCTGGATATGGCGTGTGGATTGGCCAAGAACATCCCGAGCAAGCCCTTCACCACTGCTCAGTGGTCCAAGCCACCTACACAAGCGCCGCTGACGGAGTAGGGCACGTGGCGCTTGTGGGTCCGATGCGCATGGCCTACGCCACAGCACTTGCTGCTGTGAGGAGTGCCGCTCATCATCTCGACTATCTCCTGAACTGA
- a CDS encoding rhodanese-like domain-containing protein, translating to MTSSSPQSISARDLHEWLSSGNALQLVDVREHSELEIAPFPGQVEHLPLSESSLWLSDLPTRLTTSKPIVVICHAGIRSRNFGCWLLEQGADYDVWNLEGGIHAWSVEVDPSVPRY from the coding sequence ATGACATCCTCTTCACCCCAATCCATCAGCGCAAGAGACCTTCACGAGTGGTTGTCGAGCGGAAACGCCCTTCAGCTCGTTGATGTTCGCGAGCACTCCGAACTGGAGATCGCGCCCTTCCCCGGACAAGTGGAACATCTACCGCTGAGTGAATCAAGTCTCTGGCTTTCCGATCTGCCCACAAGGCTGACAACCAGCAAGCCCATCGTGGTGATTTGTCATGCCGGGATTCGCAGCAGGAACTTTGGCTGCTGGCTCTTAGAGCAAGGAGCGGATTACGACGTCTGGAACTTAGAAGGTGGCATTCATGCCTGGAGTGTGGAGGTCGATCCGAGCGTTCCTCGTTACTGA